In the genome of Lysobacter sp. 5GHs7-4, the window GCCTCGTCGCTGTCCAACGTGCTGTTCGAGATCGAGACCCTGTCGGACAACGTGATCAAGGCCACCGAGGCCTACGAAACCCATCTGCGCGAGGCCGCGTAAGCGCGCCCAGGAGAGCAGGCATGAACATCTGGAACAAGCTGATGACCGCCCTGCGCGGCGGCGCCAACGAAGTCGGCGAATCGCTGGTGGACGGCCAGGCGCTGCGCATCCTCGATCAGGAAATCCGCGACGCCGACCTGGAGCTGCGCCGCTCCAAGGAAGCGCTGGCCGAGATCATGGCCAAGCACAAACTGGCCGAGGAACGCTCGGGCAAGTCGAGCGCCAAGGTGGCCGAGTACGAGGCCTACGCGATCAAGGCGCTGGAAGGCGGCGACGAGCCGCTGGCGCGCGAGGTCGCGGCCAAGATCGCGCAACTGGAAGGCAGCCGCGACGGCGACGAGCAGCAGGTGGCGCAGTTCGCCGCCAGCATCGCCG includes:
- a CDS encoding PspA/IM30 family protein, with protein sequence MNIWNKLMTALRGGANEVGESLVDGQALRILDQEIRDADLELRRSKEALAEIMAKHKLAEERSGKSSAKVAEYEAYAIKALEGGDEPLAREVAAKIAQLEGSRDGDEQQVAQFAASIADLRRAIAQAEGNIRRLKQQVDTVKATESVQRAQATVASRYSGSQTRLQTAVESLERIKARQAERGARMNAAAELARDEGQDALDTKLREAGIIADPAGADAVLERLKQKSAG